The following coding sequences are from one Pseudomonas oryzae window:
- a CDS encoding BPSL0761 family protein yields MTMPSERTCAIIQTREFLVDLSRNKILPEAVRTEARRLLRHYPTADEVLLAGKIEEQRDDGLLWTFLSSRID; encoded by the coding sequence ATGACGATGCCCAGTGAGCGCACCTGCGCAATCATTCAAACCCGAGAGTTTCTGGTCGATTTGTCTCGCAACAAGATACTGCCTGAGGCCGTACGCACTGAGGCGCGTCGCCTGTTGCGTCATTACCCGACCGCCGATGAGGTGCTGCTGGCCGGGAAGATAGAAGAACAGCGTGACGATGGCCTGCTGTGGACTTTCCTGAGTTCCAGAATCGACTAG
- a CDS encoding helix-turn-helix domain-containing protein, producing MLLEPAPALACSIDRSYMGRIERGEVNITVEKLYRIASLLSCDPASRLPPVPELRG from the coding sequence GTGCTCCTCGAACCTGCCCCAGCGCTTGCCTGCAGCATCGACCGCAGCTACATGGGGCGCATCGAGCGTGGCGAGGTGAATATCACCGTCGAGAAGCTGTACCGCATCGCCAGCCTGCTGAGCTGTGATCCAGCTTCCCGCTTGCCTCCAGTGCCGGAGTTACGGGGCTAG